Proteins from a single region of Schistocerca gregaria isolate iqSchGreg1 chromosome 3, iqSchGreg1.2, whole genome shotgun sequence:
- the LOC126354388 gene encoding uncharacterized protein LOC126354388, translating into MSKKSVLRFTLKELNALIQDEKARVVLQRSIRKLPLQPYSLSDLQGSIHEVLDANLAKFDHELKGILLSYKNIKIVKNIANVLYDDSRLYLTIQADFYLFRPEVGCVLRGIVNKRSADHVGCLVHKAFNVSIPRPECETDGDWQGYYVEIGQEVTFRVESLDLTGSLPYMLGCLLDVGSLSGPPSETYGEQKTTEKEEIFAPFSKCNGLLEQHEDTCASVPTTEHKKKKKHKKYGDLESGGNVQDSVFVKHEKYDSINEKDDEGHDESGSLLKTPKKKKRKNADQIDPIKHEEQTYGLHNDRGTLYQNQQEEEQQQYEEKILLSKKQIDSSYHLSAFDHLNRSVNLEKKKRKYGEAFYDDDYDDDDENHTISTQNEGVKHKKKKSKKEKHVIEVANADESVEDDFSIDTSKEITNQDKKRKNKNKRDVTEELSAELSEETTSPYVNNTPEELPLKMQFSQEHFKKLCKKVKPLVTTELVTSTPVEHKTKKENKFSLISSTESHSDFKPTNLSESMDPFSLMHSPILKAKHPKKEKESNPAVQSDTVPVKVKKLKKEKRLSLSQQSPAKRISKKEKRLSLTQQSPTKKISEDCQFSGSHCVSYHQESNSSCSDIENQTKGATTHLNSSNKSVTDIQETEHKNKMRESADKSSKQLTKSVLESPVEGKVKISKKESHLSAKKKNSILNEPKRTMKTDNNINDSCDNQDYGNNSYNQMVAQCGESGKTQMSNSLAEYTTNIKKQPSITRKSFTSSLVHSENTPEEGSNSDEDNVLKNILKLNRTPSSERSPGHKRVAAVNQSSSQTTKTSHRACSPDSGLSLSATSAEKDSVNLTSRDSKRDAHYVYSAEFPKDRGHVKEQAKILPKTPKRKKMADAEEGGSHLTVKHRIKKEKESPVSQPSRHETDSIGPLREDGSLEAERMKILADMIKKLEYGNKEDLSMKDENHKPLGSSAVKARRKSKLEDSDLDSSKSKKVHKRKESSKLKDMKSTVREVDNMQHLDATSYFKPSAEKLSSNFTAQAGEQVLDRNRNNLGEGSPVTVQAKISGKTPRRKSTTETEASNSRPVTKTPVKIKKKESPKKRNVTSSPESDNSGGNFQREESPGAMAERLLQEFVKRRSL; encoded by the exons ATGTCGAAAAAATCAGTTTTACGCTTTACGCTGAAGGAGTTGAATGCTTTGATACAGGATGAAAAGGCCCGTGTTGTGCTGCAAAGGAGTATTCGAAAACTACCTCTCCAACCTTACAGCTTAAGCGATTTGCAAGGTTCTATACACGAGGTTTTGGATGCAAACTTGGCTAAGTTTGACCACGA GTTGAAAGGAATACTTTTGAGCTACAAGAACATAAAAATTGTGAAGAATATTGCAAATGTGTTATACGATGATTCTCGACTTTACCTTACTATCCAAGCTGATTTTTATCTGTTTAGGCCTGAAGTAGGATGTGTTCTACGTG GTATTGTGAATAAAAGAAGTGCAGATCACGTTGGATGTCTTGTGCACAAGGCATTCAATGTGTCTATACCTAGACCAGAATGTGAAACAGATGGAGACTGGCAAGGATATTATGTTGAAATTGGACAGGAAGTCACATTTAGAGTAGAATCATTGGACCTTACTGGTAGCCTTCCATATATGTTAGGCTGTTTGCTTGATGTTGG GTCATTGTCCGGCCCTCCCAGTGAGACATATGGTGAGCAGAAGACCACAGAAAAGGAAGAAATTTTTGCTCCCTTTAGTAAATGTAATGGACTTCTGGAGCAGCATGAAGACACTTGTGCATCTGTACCCAcaacagaacacaaaaagaaaaagaaacataagaaGTATGGAGATTTAGAAAGTGGAGGAAATGTCCAAGACTCAGTATTTGTGAAACATGAAAAATACGATAGTATTAATGAGAAGGATGATGAGGGGCATGACGAATCTGGCAGTCTCCTGAAAACAcccaagaagaagaaaaggaaaaatgctGACCAGATTGATCCAATAAAACATGAAGAGCAGACATATGGGCTACACAATGATAGGGGAACTTTGTACCAAAATCAACAAGAGGAAGAGCAACAACAATATGAGGAAAAGATCTTACTCAGTAAAAAACAAATTGATAGCTCTTATCATTTATCAGCATTTGATCATTTAAATAGGTCTGTTAATttggaaaagaaaaagagaaaatatgGTGAAGcattttatgatgatgattatgatgatgatgatgaaaatcatACCATCAGTACACAAAATGAAGGTGTaaagcataagaagaagaagagcaagaaAGAAAAACATGTTATTGAAGTAGCTAATGCTGATGAATCTGTTGAAGATGATTTTAGCATAGATACATCAAAAGAAATTACAAATcaggacaagaagagaaaaaataaaaataaaagggatGTTACAGAAGAACTATCTGCAGAGTTGAGTGAAGAAACTACTAGTCCATATGTTAATAACACTCCTGAAGAACTGCCATTGAAAATGCAGTTCAGCcaagaacattttaaaaaattatgtaagaAAGTGAAACCACTTGTGACAACTGAACTTGTAACATCAACTCCTGTTGAACACAAAACCAAGAAAGAGAACAAATTTTCTCTTATTAGTAGCACAGAAAGTCACTCAGATTTCAAACCAACAAATTTATCTGAATCGATGGACCCTTTTTCACTAATGCATTCTCCTATTTTGAAAGCAAAACAcccaaagaaagagaaagaaagtaatCCTGCTGTTCAAAGTGATACTGTCCcagtaaaagtaaaaaaattaaagaaagagaaGAGGCTAAGTTTGTCTCAGCAGAGTCCAGCTAAAAGAATTTCAAAGAAAGAGAAGAGACTTAGTTTGACTCAGCAGAGCCCAACTAAAAAAATTTCAGAGGACTGTCAATTTTCTGGAAGCCATTGTGTTTCGTATCACCAAGAAAGCAACTCAAGTTGCTCAGACATAGAAAATCAGACAAAAGGTGCAACTACACATCTAAACTCGAGTAACAAATCAGTAACTGATATACAAGAAACAGAACATAAAAATAAGATGAGAGAGAGTGCTGATAAGTCTAGTAAACAACTGACAAAAAGTGTTTTGGAGTCACCTGTAGAAGGTAAAGTGAAAATTAGCAAGAAGGAGAGTCATTTATCTGCAAAGAAGAAAAATAGTATCTTAAATGAACCTAAGAGAACAATGAAAACAGATAACAACATTAATGACAGTTGTGATAATCAAGATTATGGAAATAATAGCTATAATCAGATGGTTGCTCAGTGTGGAGAATCTGGAAAAACACAAATGTCAAATAGCCTAGCTGAGTACACGACAAATATTAAAAAACAACCTTCCATTACCAGGAAAAGTTTCACATCTAGCTTGGTACATAGTGAAAATACACCAGAGGAAGGAAGTAATTCAGATGAGGATAATGTGTTAAAAAATATTCTCAAATTAAATAGAACTCCATCATCAGAAAGATCTCCCGGACACAAGCGAGTAGCTGCAGTTAATCAGTCCTCCAGCCAGACTACAAAAACTTCCCATCGAGCATGTAGCCCTGACAGTGGTCTGAGTTTGTCAGCAACATCTGCTGAAAAAGATTCAGTTAATTTAACAAGTAGAGACAGCAAAAGAGATGCTCATTACGTGTACAGTGCAGAATTTCCCAAAGATAGAGGACATGTAAAAGAGCAGGCCAAAATCCtaccaaagacacctaaaagaaagaaaatggcagATGCTGAGGAAGGTGGTAGTCATCTGACTGTTAAACATAGGATCAAGAAGGAAAAAGAAAGTCCTGTTTCTCAACCTTCGAGACATGAAACTGACAGTATAGGTCCTTTAAGAGAAGATGGCTCACTGGAAGCTGAAAGGATGAAAATTCTTGCTGATATGATCAAAAAGTTAGAATATGGGAATAAAGAAGATCTTTCTATGAAAGATGAAAATCATAAACCATTAGGTTCTTCAGCAGTCAAAGCAAGGCGAAAAAGTAAACTGGAAGATAGTGATCTTGATAGCTCAAAATCCAAGAAGGTTCACAAAAGGAAGGAGAGCAGCAAACTTAAAGATATGAAAAGCACTGTTAGGGAAGTAGATAATATGCAGCATCTGGATGCTACATCTTACTTCAAACCTTCTGCTGAAAAACTCTCTAGCAATTTCACAGCCCAAGCTGGAGAGCAGGTACTTGATAGGAATAGAAATAATTTGGGAGAAGGGAGTCCAGTTACAGTGCAAGCTAAAATTTCAGGAAAGACACCTAGAAGAAAGAGTACTACAGAGACTGAAGCAAGCAACTCCAGACCAGTGACTAAAACCCCAGTTAAAATCAAGAAAAAGGAAAGTCCAAAGAAAAGGAATGTTACGTCGTCCCCTGAAAGTGACAACAGTGGGGGAAATTTTCAAAGGGAAGAATCACCTGGAGCAATGGCAGAAAGGCTTTTGCAAGAATTTGTGAAGAGGAGATCACTGTGA